A stretch of Phragmites australis chromosome 12, lpPhrAust1.1, whole genome shotgun sequence DNA encodes these proteins:
- the LOC133887155 gene encoding arabinogalactan O-methyltransferase 2-like has translation MAMKLPGRRLLAAGACALLLAAFFLVATLVTTPLPFLLPPLSLSLPCLPAVAAPSGSGYGAPGVAALADAVVEYAVTETVPQQSRAEIALSLAVLRRRSPLRLLVFGLGRDSRLWHALNPGGATVFLEEDPAWYRVVRAQSPFLRAHLVAYRTRLEHADRLLATYKKHPACLPGADGANATVHVRGNSVCPLALHNLPPEVYETEWDMIMVDAPKGYFAAAPGRMAAIWTAAAMARARRGEGDTDVFLHDVNRRVERVFAQEFLCDKFRVGGTGRLWHFRIPPVSRRRNEATAGGGRRPFC, from the coding sequence ATGGCAATGAAGctccccggccgccgcctcctcgctgCCGGCGCGTGCGCGCTGCTCCTCGCGGCGTTCTTCCTGGTGGCCACCCTCGTGACGACGCCGCTGCCGTTCCTGCTGCCGCCGCTATCGCTCTCGCTCCCCTGCCTGCCCGCGGTCGCCGCGCCCTCGGGGTCCGGGTACGGCGCGCCCGGCGTCGCGGCTCTCGCTGACGCCGTCGTGGAGTACGCCGTCACGGAGACCGTGCCGCAGCAGTCGCGCGCGGAGATCGCGCTctcgctcgccgtgctccgccgccgctcgccacTGCGGCTGCTGGTgttcggcctcggccgcgactcCAGGCTCTGGCACGCGCTCAACCCTGGCGGCGCCACCGTCTTCCTCGAGGAGGACCCCGCGTGGTATCGCGTCGTGCGGGCACAGTCGCCGTTCCTCCGCGCGCACCTCGTCGCCTACCGCACGCGGCTCGAGCACGCCGACCGCCTCCTCGCCACGTACAAGAAGCACCCCGCCTGCCTCCCCGGCGCCGACGGCGCCAACGCCACCGTGCACGTGCGCGGCAACTCGGTGTGCCCGCTGGCGCTGCACAACCTGCCGCCGGAGGTGTACGAGACCGAGTGGGACATGATCATGGTCGACGCGCCCAAGGGTTACTTCGCTGCTGCGCCAGGGAGGATGGCGGCGATATGGACGGCGGCAGCCATGGCGCGTGCGCGCCGCGGCGAGGGGGACACCGACGTGTTCCTGCACGACGTGAACCGGAGGGTGGAGAGGGTCTTCGCGCAGGAGTTCCTCTGCGACAAGTTCCGGGTCGGCGGGACCGGCCGGCTTTGGCATTTCAGGATCCCGCCAGTGTCGCGGCGCAGGAACGAGGCGACCGCCGGCGGTGGCCGGAGACCATTTTGTTAA
- the LOC133887458 gene encoding putative receptor-like protein kinase At3g47110, whose amino-acid sequence MKSMSSMIPIVLLIMLPHGLQQASSSLVQASARTLFNTKTDGDTLLAFKASLSNQWGALASWNTTTDFCRWQGVSCSLKHKHRVIALNLSSEGLAGTIAPSIGNLTFLRILDLSSNKLQGEIPSSVGHLPRLQHLYLSDNLLHGEITTQLNNCTSLETIELSSNWFTGEIPAWLGGLSNLKSIRLSKNNFSGIIPPSLANLSALQEIYFTNNQLDGRIPEGLGRLRALEFMALTANHLSGTIPTTLLNLSSLTHFSVTMNELHGTLPSDLGNRLRKLQYLLLDINQFTGNLPVSLANATGIYLLDVSSNNFTGTVPPEIGKLCPRIFNLEENQFVATTGSDWEFMTFLTNCTRLWLLDLQDNILGGMLPSSVANLSSQLSVLSFGFNEISGKIPFGISNLVGLHDLQLSNSRFTGILPDSIGKLNVLQFLGLANNLLTGFMPSSLGNLTQLLHLFTDNNKFEGPLPTSLGNLQKITLASFRNNKFTGPLPVEIFSLSSLSIALDLSGNYFVGPLPPEVGSLTKLAYLYISRNNLSGPLPDALSNCQSLIDLRLDSNSFSSSIPASISQMQGVTFLNLTKNTLSGVIPQELGLMSGMKELYLSHNNLSGNIPKSFENMTSLYLLDLSFNHLEGEVPTHGVFSNVTGFSLDVNLGLCGGISELHLPPCLPKSMEDNKRKRRLIFKVMAPIACIILCFSLVLIYISRRKKPKARSTALTGFHLIDGKHPRVPYAELVQGTNGFDTNNLIGTGRYGSVYKCSLLLKNMITTVAVKVFDLQQSGSSKSFITECEALSTIRHRNLISVITCCSSSDSNQNDFKALVFEFMPNGNLHGLLHLDVHASQQRRGLTLAQRLNIATNVADALDYLHNNCEPPIVHCDLKPSNILLDQDLVAHVGDFGLAKILPASESEQLIDSKSTIGIRGTIGYVAPEYGEGGQVSPYGDVYSFGIVILELFTAMAPTHDIFRDGLTLQKHAENAFPGMIMKIVDPVLLSIEEASASNLEGGRDAMEDISKVMLSITILALSCSKQAPTERMCMRDAAAEMRRIRDHHVKRRQKEEEVTMQ is encoded by the exons ATGAAATCAA TGTCATCGATGATTCCTATTGTTCTGTTAATTATGTTGCCTCATGGACTTCAACAAGCATCAAGTTCATTGGTTCAGGCATCAGCAAGAACATTATTCAACACTAAGACAGATGGGGATACCTTGCTGGCATTCAAGGCAAGCCTAAGCAACCAGTGGGGTGCCCTAGCCTCATGGAACACCACCACTGACTTCTGCAGGTGGCAAGGTGTCAGTTGCAGCCTTAAGCATAAGCACAGGGTCATAGCGCTTAACCTCTCTTCGGAGGGCCTTGCTGGAACTATCGCCCCTTCCATTGGGAACCTCACGTTCTTAAGAATTCTGGACCTCAGCTCTAACAAATTGCAAGGTGAAATTCCTTCATCGGTTGGCCACCTGCCTCGGTTACAGCATCTCTACTTGTCAGACAACTTGCTACATGGTGAGATAACCACCCAGTTGAATAACTGCACAAGTCTTGAAACCATCGAACTTTCTTCAAACTGGTTCACTGGAGAAATCCCTGCTTGGCTCGGAGGCTTGTCAAATCTCAAGTCCATACGCCTGAGCAAGAACAACTTCAGTGGGATAATCCCACCATCACTTGCCAACCTCTCAGCACTCCAAGAAATCTATTTTACGAACAACCAACTTGATGGGCGAATCCCTGAGGGCCTTGGCAGGCTCAGAGCTCTTGAGTTCATGGCTCTGACTGCGAACCACCTCTCAGGCACCATCCCTACAACACTCCTCAATCTTTCCTCACTGACACACTTTAGTGTGACAATGAATGAGTTGCATGGGACGCTGCCTTCTGACTTGGGGAATCGCCTCCGTAAACTCCAGTACCTCCTCCTTGACATTAACCAATTTACAGGAAACCTTCCAGTCTCTCTTGCCAATGCAACAGGGATATATCTTCTAGACGTCTCCTCTAACAATTTCACTGGAACCGTGCCTCCGGAGATCGGAAAGCTATGCCCACGCATTTTCAATCTTGAAGAAAATCAGTTTGTGGCGACTACTGGTTCAGACTGGGAGTTCATGACATTCCTGACAAACTGCACACGTCTCTGGTTACTTGACCTTCAAGACAACATTCTAGGTGGCATGCTGCCGAGCTCTGTTGCCAACCTGTCATCACAGCTATCCGTGCTATCTTTTGGATTCAATGAGATTTCTGGAAAGATACCATTTGGCATCAGCAATCTTGTCGGGCTACATGACTTGCAGCTCTCCAATAGCCGATTTACGGGCATATTGCCTGACAGCATCGGAAAGTTAAATGTACTGCAATTCTTGGGGCTCGCTAACAACCTATTGACAGGGTTCATGCCATCCTCACTTGGGAACTTGACACAGCTTCTACATCTTTTCACAGATAACAACAAGTTTGAAGGACCACTTCCGACAAGCCTAGGGAACCTCCAGAAGATAACTTTAGCAAGCTTCAGAAACAATAAGTTCACAGGTCCATTGCCTGTAGAGATTTTTagcttatcatccttgtcaatCGCTCTGGATTTGTCAGGCAATTATTTTGTCGGTCCTCTTCCACCAGAAGTCGGTAGCCTGACGAAGCTTGCGTACTTGTATATCTCCAGGAATAACTTATCAGGGCCACTGCCTGATGCACTCAGCAATTGCCAGAGCTTGATAGACCTTCGGTTGGACAGCAACTCCTTCAGCAGTAGCATCCCTGCATCTATCAGCCAAATGCAAGGCGTGACATTCCTAAATCTGACAAAAAACACACTCTCTGGCGTGATTCCTCAAGAGTTGGGACTCATGAGTGGAATGAAAGAATTGTATCTTTCACACAACAACTTGTCTGGGAATATACCAAAAAGCTTTGAAAACATGACATCCTTGTACCTGCTGGACCTATCCTTCAACCATCTGGAGGGTGAAGTTCCAACACATGGTGTGTTCAGTAATGTGACTGGATTTTCGTTAGATGTGAATTTGGGCCTCTGTGGTGGTATCTCAGAATTACATTTGCCTCCATGCCTGCCAAAATCCATGGAGGACAACAAAAGGAAACGTCGTCTCATTTTCAAAGTAATGGCCCCAATTGCTTGCATCATTCTGTGCTTTAGTTTGGTGCTTATTTACATTTCACGAAGAAAGAAACCAAAAGCTCGATCTACAGCCTTGACAGGATTTCATTTGATAGATGGTAAACATCCTAGAGTTCCTTACGCAGAATTGGTCCAAGGAACGAACGGTTTTGATACAAACAATTTGATTGGTACAGGAAGGTATGGATCAGTATATAAGTGCAGTTTGCTACTCAAAAATATGATAACTACCGTTGCTGTGAAGGTGTTTGATCTTCAACAATCTGGCTCTTCCAAAAGTTTCATAACAGAGTGTGAGGCACTTAGTACGATCCGTCATCGTAATTTGATCAGCGTCATAACTTGCTGCTCAAGTTCAGATTCAAACCAAAACGACTTCAAGGCCCTCGTGTTTGAGTTCATGCCTAATGGAAATCTACATGGGTTGTTGCATCTCGATGTGCATGCATCACAGCAACGGCGAGGTTTGACATTGGCGCAGAGATTAAATATCGCCACTAATGTTGCGGATGCACTAGATTATTTGCACAACAACTGTGAGCCACCAATAGTTCACTGTGACTTGAAGCCAAGCAACATTCTTCTCGATCAGGATTTGGTTGCTCATGTTGGGGACTTCGGCCTTGCAAAAATTCTTCCTGCGTCAGAAAGTGAGCAACTGATTGACTCAAAGAGCACTATCGGAATAAGAGGAACAATTGGATATGTTGCTCCAG AATATGGGGAAGGTGGTCAAGTTTCTCCATATGGGGATGTATACAGCTTCGGAATTGTCATCCTCGAATTGTTTACTGCCATGGCACCTACTCACGACATTTTTAGAGATGGGCTGACCTTGCAGAAGCATGCCGAGAATGCGTTTCCGGGGATGATAATGAAGATTGTTGATCCAGTCCTACTCTCTATCGAAGAAGCTTCTGCAAGTAATTTGGAGGGTGGAAGAGATGCAATGGAAGACATCAGCAAGGTCATGTTGTCTATCACAATACTTGCACTATCATGCAGCAAGCAGGCACCAACAGAGAGGATGTGCATGAGGGATGCAGCAGCTGAGATGCGAAGGATAAGGGATCACCATGTTAAAAGAAgacaaaaggaagaagaagttaCCATGCAGTGA
- the LOC133886371 gene encoding arabinogalactan O-methyltransferase 2-like, which yields LSLSVVEYAVTETVPQQSRAEIALSLAVLRRRAPLRLLVFGLGRDSRLWHALNPGGATVFLEEDPAWYRVVRAQSPFLRAHLVAYRTRLEHADRLLATYKKHPACLPGADGANATVRVRGNSVCPLALHNLPPEVYETEWDMIMVDAPKGYFAAAPGRMAAIWTAAAMARARRGEGDTDVFLHDVNRRVERVFAQEFLCDKFRVGRTGRLWHFRIPPVSRRRNEATAGGGRRPFC from the coding sequence TTGTCACTTTCCGTCGTGGAGTACGCCGTCACGGAGACCGTGCCGCAGCAGTCGCGCGCGGAGATCGCGCTctcgctcgccgtgctccgccgccgcgcgccgctGCGGCTGCTGGTgttcggcctcggccgcgactcCAGGCTCTGGCACGCGCTCAACCCCGGCGGCGCCACCGTCTTCCTCGAGGAGGACCCCGCGTGGTATCGCGTCGTGCGGGCACAGTCGCCGTTCCTCCGCGCGCACCTCGTCGCCTACCGCACGCGGCTCGAGCACGCCGACCGCCTCCTCGCCACGTACAAGAAGCACCCCGCCTGCCTCCCCGGCGCCGACGGCGCCAACGCCACCGTGCGCGTGCGCGGCAACTCGGTGTGCCCACTGGCGCTGCACAACCTGCCGCCGGAGGTGTACGAGACCGAGTGGGACATGATCATGGTCGACGCGCCCAAGGGTTACTTCGCTGCTGCGCCAGGGAGGATGGCGGCGATATGGACGGCGGCAGCCATGGCGCGTGCGCGCCGCGGCGAGGGGGACACCGACGTGTTCCTGCACGACGTGAACCGGAGGGTGGAGAGGGTCTTCGCGCAGGAGTTCCTCTGCGACAAGTTCCGGGTCGGCAGGACCGGCCGGCTTTGGCATTTCAGGATCCCGCCAGTGTCGCGGCGCAGGAACGAGGCGACCGCGGGCGGTGGCCGGAGACCATTTTGTTAA